The sequence below is a genomic window from Micromonospora aurantiaca ATCC 27029.
CCGGGTGAGGCGCTCGTCGCGGTGATGGCCAGCGCGATCAACTACAACACGGTGTGGACGAGCATCTTCGAGCCGCTGCCCACGTTCAAGTTCCTCCAGCGCTACGGCCGGCTCTCCGAGCTGACCCGCCGCCACGACCTGCCGTACCACGTGGTCGGCTCGGACGCCGCGGGCGTGGTGCTGCGCACCGGGCCGGGCGTGACCAAGTGGAAGGCCGGCGACGAGGTGGTGGCGCACTGCCTGTCGGTCGAGCTGGAGGACTCCGCCGGTCACGACGACACGATGCTCGACCCGCAGCAGCGGATCTGGGGCTTCGAGACCAACTTCGGCGGCCTGGCCGAGCTGGCGATCGTCAAGGCCAACCAGCTGATGCCGAAGCCGCGCCACCTGAGCTGGGAGGAGGCGGCCAGCCCGGGGCTGGTCAACTCCACCGCGTACCGGCAGCTCGTCTCGCACCACGGCGCGAACATGAAGCAGGGCGACGTGGTGCTGATCTGGGGCGCCTCCGGCGGCCTCGGCGGGTACGCCACCCAGATGGCCCTCAACGGCGGCGCGATCCCGGTCTGCGTGGTCTCCTCCCCGGAGAAGGCCGAGCTGTGCCGCAAGATGGGCGCCGAGCTGGTCATCGACCGCACCGCCGAGGGGTTCAAGTTCTGGTCCGACGAGCAGACCCAGGACCAGGACGAGTGGCGCCGCTTCGGTGAGCGCATCCGCGAGCTGACCGGCGGCGAGGACCCGGACATCGTCTTCGAGCACCCGGGCCGGGAGACGTTCGGCGCCAGCGTCTACGTCGCCAAGAAGGGCGGCACGATCGTCACCTGCGCCTCCACCAGCGGCTTCAACCACCAGTACGACAACCGCTACCTGTGGATGCACCTCAAGCGGATCGTCGGCAGCCACTTCGCCAACTACCACGAGGCGTGGCAGGCCAACCGGCTGGTCGCGCTCGGCAAGGTGCACCCGACCGTGTCGAAGACGTACGCGCTGGAGCAGACCGGCCAGGCCGCGTACGAGGTGCACCGCAACGCGCACCAGGGCAAGGTCGGCGTGCGGTGCCTCGCCCCCACCGACGGGCTCGGCGTCCGCGACATCGAGATGCGTTCGCGCCACGAAAGCGCCATCAACCGGTTCCGCGGTCACTGACCGTACGGTCGCCCCGGATTGCCTTTCCGGCCGACCCGGTCACCATTCGACTGACGTACGCAACAAAGGGCCGCGGGTTCCGACCCGCGGCCCTTTCGCGCCACCTTCCCCGGTGACGTCCCACTCGACCGACCCGCGCGGGAGCTGCCAAGATCGCCGATTGGTCCGGTCCGCACGGCCGACGGAGTTGACCATGTAAACCGGACGCGAAAGCTGCCGACCA
It includes:
- the ccrA gene encoding crotonyl-CoA carboxylase/reductase — protein: MQDILEAIMAAEGSSQPERELGGLAGLPVPESYRGVVVRAEDTRMFEGMATRDKDPRKALHVQEVPTPELGPGEALVAVMASAINYNTVWTSIFEPLPTFKFLQRYGRLSELTRRHDLPYHVVGSDAAGVVLRTGPGVTKWKAGDEVVAHCLSVELEDSAGHDDTMLDPQQRIWGFETNFGGLAELAIVKANQLMPKPRHLSWEEAASPGLVNSTAYRQLVSHHGANMKQGDVVLIWGASGGLGGYATQMALNGGAIPVCVVSSPEKAELCRKMGAELVIDRTAEGFKFWSDEQTQDQDEWRRFGERIRELTGGEDPDIVFEHPGRETFGASVYVAKKGGTIVTCASTSGFNHQYDNRYLWMHLKRIVGSHFANYHEAWQANRLVALGKVHPTVSKTYALEQTGQAAYEVHRNAHQGKVGVRCLAPTDGLGVRDIEMRSRHESAINRFRGH